The DNA region AGATGATGAATATCTGTAAATACTCAAAATATCTCGAAATCCATGAATATCCATCTGACAAATATTTCCTCATGGATATGAGATTGATATAAATATCATATTTATTTATGAGATTGATATAAATATCATATTTATTAAATGAGACGAATAAAAAAGGATTAGTACTTGCGTCCATGAGTATCCATGGCCATCCATAAGTGAGACATATTAAGTTATTCAAATTATCTTTAgtatatataaaatatatatttttaacaAAAGTTGAATAAATCATTAAATCttgaaaaatatatattttttataataaaaattagaTGGAGTAAATCTTTTTTTAGTGAAGTCCCTAATCTTATCCGTCATTCTCTATTCAACGGTAACCCTATTCTACTTTCATTCCGTCTTCCCATTCAATTTCCAACCTAATTCTCTTTCcatttatttttcttaatttaGCGTCAATTCTTCTATTAATTTAATATTATAGAAAAGATAATATAAtcattaattttttaattaagAATATTCTTTAAtgttattttatatttattaGCTAGTATAACCTCTAATTTACCAAATAGTCAATTTAATTTATGAGTTATCAATAATCAAATATAAATTATTAATCATCCGCTATAAATGATTGCTTATCGGTCAtcaattatatatttttaattattttatcAATTATTAACTATTTATTTTAACAAGCTTGTGACTTGTGAGTGAGTTCGGATAATTTCTTATTAGATTAAGTGTGGTTACTTTTGGATAGAGACCATGAATATGATTTAGATAAGACGGGGTCCGCAGACATTGTATctttaaaaattaaaaattctTATATTAATGTTCGTGTTCGCAAAAAACGGATAGAGCGGACATATATTTAATTATCTATTTCTTTATACTCAAAGATATAAATTTGATGGTATTTGTACCCATGATATCCATATctattaataattaaaaaaattatttaattatccATACTTGATAATTTTTTCTTTTAATAGTCATTTAATTCCACGTTTTCTATTCTTCAAAAACTATACACATAATTTTCTATTTAATTATATAAGAAGAATTAGGAGATGAATATATGTAAATACTAACAATTAGGAGATGAATATATGTAAATACTAAAAATATCTCAAAATCCATGAACATCTGAACATGAGTATCCATGACAATCAATAAGTGGGATAGATTAAGTTATTTCTATGATCTTTAATAtctataaaatatatatttttaagaTAAATTGAATAAATCATTGAAtcttaaaaaatatatatttgttATAATAAAAATTAGACGGAGTAAATTTTTTTTAGTGAAGTCCCTAATCTTATGTGTCATTCATTTGAATTAAACACTATTGAACGGTAACCCTAATCCACCTTCATTCCGTCTTCCCATTCAATTTCCAACCTAATTCTCTTTccatttatttttctcttcactcCATTAAGTAATTCAATTTCTCACGCCTTCTTAATTTAGCTTCAATTCATTTTTTCTATTGTTTCCCAGATTTTTTTTTCGATTACACCTTTATTTTGGTTTGCTATTTTTGTTTCATGCAATTTGATGTTGAAAATATGGAAATTTCTGATAGCAGAAGAAATTCATTCTCAGAGCTAGAAAACATAAACACCCAATTCACAAATGGTGATGCTAATTGTGATCATATCAGTTATAAAGGTGATTGTGGTGAACCCAGAATTTTAAATCATGAAAAAGAGTCTTTTCATGAATTATCTTCTGATGCACCAGGCATGTTTGATGCTTGTTCTGAATCAAGTGATCATTCAATTGGTATTATACCCACTTTTACAAACAAGCCTTCTATTGTTAGCTTAAAGAATGTGCTTGTTGGGGCAATTTCTATTTTGACTCAACTAAACAAAACATCGAAAACCACTGATAATCAGTCCCTGTCTAGTAGTTCTGATGTATTGTTCCTTGGCATTGGAGAGAATGGTGATACTGTCATTGACTCCTCCGTGTATACGCCAAGTGCTCCCCCTCCTCCGGTTGGGATTGATTATGGTGCCTATAAAGAGGTGCTAGAAGCTGAACCGCCGGAGTGGCTACCTGATAGTTCTAGTTCTGGTTGCATGAAGTGTAGTGCTCTATTTACCGTGCTTACTCGTGGAAGGCATCATTGCCGGTTTTGTGGTGGTATTTTCTGCCGGGTGTGTACAAAGGGGAAGTGTTTGTTGCCGGTTGGCTTTAGGGAAAGGAATCCGCAGAGGGTTTGTGATGCTTGCTATGAGAAGCTTGTTCCTGTGCAAGGTTTTCTTATCGATACTGTTAGTAATGCTGTGCAGGTTGCAAAGCATGATGTAATGGATTGGACTTGTTCTAGAGGGTGGCTTAATCTTCCTATTGGTTTGTCTATGGAGGATGAGATATACAAATCATCTAATACTTTGAGAAGCTACTGCAAGGTTTTTTCTTTTCTAATGCTTTATTTAAGTTTGCATTGAATGAGTTACTTGTTATACTATTTCATTTATATCTGTTGATAGGTGGCCAGATCCAATCCTGAGAGGTCAATCCCTTTAGCCATTCTTACCGAAGCGAAAGGGCTTGCAATTTTAACCATTGCGAAAGCCGGTGCATTGCTCTCTTACAAACTGGGTACTGGTTTGGTTGTTTCTAGAAGGTCAGATGGATCTTGGTCAGCACCATCAGCAATATTCTCCCTAGGTTTAGGATGGGGTGCTCAGGTAAGGAATTATATGAAGATTTCTATGATTTGTAGAAATATATATCTCTATGGTTGTATTCATTATTTTGCATTCATGGAAAATGAAAAAAGAGAGAACAGCATGAGTCTTGAATTTCTTTTATTTCTGAATCTTTATATTGATAGAATATTTTTTTATGCTAATCTTGCATTGGCTGAAACCTTTTTTGAACCAAATATAATAGAAAGTCACTATATAATTGTATTAAAACTCTGCTTCGAAAAACGACTTATGATCAACAATATTATAAAGTCGAACTGTTTTCGTATAAATTATAAGCGGTTTTCACATGTTATTCcaaaaaatttatgaaaataagcTGAAGACAGCTTATGAATATGTGATAAGCAAACTGTTTGCACAAAACAGTCTTACAAATTTTTATATATGTAGGTAAGTTCAAGTAAGTCACAAAATTAAAACTGTTAGATGCGCTCACCTGCTTGTCGACATGGTTTCAATTTCTGCGTGATTATCACAGATTGGTGGTGAACTTGTGGACTTTATAATTGTGCTTCGCGATATCAAGGCTGTGAGGACATTTTGCAGTCGCGTGCATTTTTCTATTGGTGCTGGTTTTAGTGCTGCTGCAGGGCCTATTGGAAGAGTGCTTGAAGCAGATATTCGTGCTGGTGACAGAGGTTCTGCCATGTGTTATACTTATAGTTGCAGTAAAGGTATGTCTAAATCTTCTCTTGGATCAAATGTTAAGAAATTTGTTGCGCAAGATTCATCGCATGTTTAGGCTATTTTGTATGATATAAATAATATTCATACTGTGGCTTTCATCTTGCTTGAGTGGTTTCAACATTGATCAGTCTTACTTTCATTATGTTGATTGATGCTTGAAAGAATGACTAACATCGAATGTTCTCAAATGATAGGTGCATTTGCGGGTGTGTCATTGGAGGGAAATATAGTTGCAACCAGGATGGATACCAATCTGCGCTTTTACGGCAGTTCTTATCTCACAACATCTGACATTCTTTTAGGGATGGTGGACAAGCCGGAGGCTGCCGAGCCATTGTATGTCTCTCTTCAAGACTTGTATTCCAGTCTACGCCACTAGTTTCTATTTAGTCCAGACACATCAGGACAAATACTTGTCTGATTTTTGAGACTGATATGACATCAACAGATGTAGTCACATTCAAACACTTTCATTTTCGTTTTCTTAAAATGTTACTGTTGTCTACTCGTCATTGTCGTATGAGGTGTCTACTTTTTTAAATTGTACCCATCATTCATTCTTCCATCTGTTTGTGGAGCTTCCGGTGCTTTGCTACAACTCCAACACCAGCATTGAGTTCTTAAATCTGATTCATCTTTACATATTTGAAGTCATTACGTAGAGAGGGATCATGGACAAAGACTTGATTTTCTTTCATTTCATTCCATGATGCACGTAAAATATACACCAATTTACTTATCATGTGAATATGTTATTGAAAATGATTTTACATTACTGATTCGGGCTTGCCAAAGGCCCAGTAAAACCAACCCAACCCCAAGGGTCCAACCCTAAATATCCTCGCTGAAGGGTGACATACAGGTGGAGTCTTGCCATAAGACCTTGCATCTGATCCAAGTTACTTGTCCTTCAACCACCATTAGATCTTATTAGACGGTCTCCCCGAATTACGAGCTGGATCAAGCAGGAACAATTTTTACCTCCTATCATATATAATCCCCTCTTACAACATAATAGGTATATTTCTTCATTTTGACCTCATTGACTTGGGCATTGAAGTACTAACCTTACAGGCCCGCCCCCGCTCCACTATACAGGGGGCTCATACCACCGCACCAGAGGGGCTCCTCTCTGTTGTATCATCGATCTCTTGTTTTGTTACAGAAAAATGGCTTTTTTTAGTGAGAATCGACTTATTCTCACAAATTCCACTAAAATCCATCATATCCTAACTGTTGCACCACCGCACGTGATTGATATTACGTTCTAATCTCTGATTAACTCTATATCAATGATGGTAGTGTTTAAGTCATCTTGGATAACCGTTCATCACAATTCCAATGCCACAATTGTAGTGACAACACCTATTTTCTCTCCCATAAGAGAAGTTTCACCTCTTTTAGTAGGGGAAGCCGATCTCGTCCTTGTAACTTCCCCAACCTTCTTGTCCCCCAATAGGCTTCAATTCCCCTATCGATTATAGCACTTTCCAAATCATGCCAATCGTCCAACCTCTCTAGCAGCTACTTCAAGATCAAACCTCCAACTTGTCTCAAGACTCCTCAGCAGTAAAAGAGTAAAAGAGTCCCTGTTTGCTTAGGGTTACAGGAAACTCTATATACCTATTTGATGTGTATTTTATGTGGAATGAGTGAATGTATTTCCTCAATTATAAATTGAATTATTTATAGATGTCCTCTTAGACTTGGGTTAGAAAGCCAAAACGTGGTTTCCACTATTCTATGATCAGAAACGTGTGAATAGTTAAGGACTTATTCTTCATTTGATTCATATTACTTGAACACCTCATAGGCAACGTAATATAAGCGACTGGATCACACACCAGATATGGTGTTTAGGCCCTACTTTGGGCAACCAAGACGACCAGACCTGATCGAACAACCGAAGCCCAATTGAGTGACTTGACACCCAggttggtgtaagccctagaggtcaatacttttggtacttgtatcgaattatttattaataataaaaggtttttcctttattacgtttgtttaataaagtccctagaatagctaatccgtttaatgtatcaagtgtgacttgatcatgagatcacattaaacataaggacattattctcaaagtatcagtagtcgagctttattgtgaagtgggataacattaaagtataaagactattatgtatatagactgatgatcacatctcatggatcatggataaggagttatcaagtcttaaacataggtatgaatgttgagagtaatatttatactggattgacccgctatgagaatactatatagaatgttatgcaaagtgtcataagttattctcatggtgataatggtgtataccacccttcgacctgaaaccactatggaccctagatgtagagtcgagtgctttattgctgatcaaatattgtccgtaactggataaccataaagacagttgatgggtactccacgaagcatgctgagggacatgagtgatctagacggaattttcccatcctgcgtaacaggataaatgtctatgggcccaatattgaactggacaaggatgacacggtctatgccttgtgttcaatatagacataagggcaaaagggtaattctACGCATAAGTATttcacagaaggatttgtcagatcacatgacattttcgtgtcttgggtagccgtgatgtgttgctagataccgttcactatttattatgttaaatatgtgatttaatataattgacaatgccgcgaaaacctacagggtcacacacaaaggacggattgatgagagatagagtaactaaggaacaccgtaaggtacggtgcacttaagtgaattgtagaacatcgtaaggtacaatgtacttaagtagaatacgaaatatggtaaggtaccacgtgcttaagtgattttgggcatattataagatatgagccacatacacttaagtgggctttttagctggaagcccacacaagtggttctataaatagaacccttgtgcagaagcattcattgcgttttgcattttcgttttctctctctctctctctctctctctctctctctctctccctcctcacacgcacacacacacacacacacacacacacacacacacacaaagccttcattcataggagctagcattgagattgaaggaatccgtttgtgtggactgagtagaggcgttgtcgtcgttcaacgttcgtgatcgctcc from Lathyrus oleraceus cultivar Zhongwan6 chromosome 1, CAAS_Psat_ZW6_1.0, whole genome shotgun sequence includes:
- the LOC127136267 gene encoding uncharacterized protein LOC127136267, producing the protein MQFDVENMEISDSRRNSFSELENINTQFTNGDANCDHISYKGDCGEPRILNHEKESFHELSSDAPGMFDACSESSDHSIGIIPTFTNKPSIVSLKNVLVGAISILTQLNKTSKTTDNQSLSSSSDVLFLGIGENGDTVIDSSVYTPSAPPPPVGIDYGAYKEVLEAEPPEWLPDSSSSGCMKCSALFTVLTRGRHHCRFCGGIFCRVCTKGKCLLPVGFRERNPQRVCDACYEKLVPVQGFLIDTVSNAVQVAKHDVMDWTCSRGWLNLPIGLSMEDEIYKSSNTLRSYCKVARSNPERSIPLAILTEAKGLAILTIAKAGALLSYKLGTGLVVSRRSDGSWSAPSAIFSLGLGWGAQIGGELVDFIIVLRDIKAVRTFCSRVHFSIGAGFSAAAGPIGRVLEADIRAGDRGSAMCYTYSCSKGAFAGVSLEGNIVATRMDTNLRFYGSSYLTTSDILLGMVDKPEAAEPLYVSLQDLYSSLRH